The following coding sequences are from one Niveibacterium umoris window:
- a CDS encoding biotin/lipoyl-containing protein — translation MERTFRVTVDGQPFMVTVEEVENPGGNAQALPAGGAVSGSVGIAPPTPAQPEAAPAVGAVISHLGGTVDEVYVRVGQVVAAGERLATVEAMKMKNAILASAAGTVRSVEVAAGDTVSAGQVLLRLG, via the coding sequence ATGGAACGTACTTTCCGGGTCACCGTGGATGGGCAGCCCTTCATGGTCACCGTTGAAGAAGTCGAAAACCCGGGCGGCAACGCGCAAGCGCTGCCCGCGGGCGGTGCGGTCAGCGGAAGCGTCGGCATCGCGCCGCCCACGCCTGCGCAGCCTGAGGCCGCACCCGCTGTGGGCGCAGTGATCAGTCACCTGGGCGGCACGGTGGACGAAGTCTATGTCCGTGTCGGGCAGGTCGTCGCTGCAGGCGAGCGTCTGGCGACAGTCGAGGCCATGAAGATGAAGAACGCGATCCTTGCCAGCGCTGCCGGTACCGTACGCTCGGTCGAAGTTGCGGCCGGCGATACCGTGTCGGCGGGGCAGGTTCTGCTGCGCCTCGGTTGA
- a CDS encoding sodium ion-translocating decarboxylase subunit beta, with protein sequence MHDILNFQLFQGVATLVAAEPKIAIGRIVLIMLGCLLVWLGKKGILEELLMVPMGLGMAAVNAGVLFVSPGKAATLFVDPLANGTDAVMNQLQIDWLQPIYTLMFSNGLIACLVFMGIGVLLDVGYVMARPFQSMFLALCAELGTVLVFPIALAMGMTPGQSASVALIGGADGPMVLFASLVLARELFVPITVVGYLYLGLTYGAYPWIIKALVPAHIRGISMAETQVKPIQASHKLVFAVVACVALCLLFPVAAPLFLSLFIGVAVREAGLKHYTAFLGEQVLYGATFFLGLTLGVLCEAGTLLEPVVLKLLLLGMLALLLSALGGLAGGYAMYFATKGRFNPMVGVAGVSCVPTTAKLVQKIATEASPTAMILPQALGANISGVITTAVLAGIYVALLR encoded by the coding sequence ATGCACGACATCCTGAACTTCCAGCTCTTCCAGGGGGTCGCTACGCTTGTCGCGGCGGAACCCAAGATCGCCATCGGCCGCATCGTGCTCATCATGCTCGGCTGCCTGCTGGTCTGGCTGGGCAAGAAGGGCATCCTCGAAGAGCTGCTGATGGTGCCGATGGGGCTGGGCATGGCAGCGGTGAACGCGGGTGTGCTGTTCGTATCCCCCGGCAAGGCCGCGACCCTGTTTGTCGATCCGCTCGCGAACGGTACCGACGCCGTCATGAACCAGCTGCAGATCGACTGGCTGCAACCGATCTATACGCTGATGTTCAGCAACGGCCTGATCGCCTGCCTGGTGTTCATGGGCATCGGTGTTCTGCTTGACGTGGGTTACGTCATGGCGCGGCCGTTCCAGAGCATGTTCCTCGCGCTGTGCGCGGAGCTGGGCACGGTGCTGGTGTTTCCGATCGCGCTGGCGATGGGCATGACGCCCGGCCAGTCCGCCTCGGTGGCACTGATCGGCGGTGCCGACGGGCCGATGGTGCTGTTCGCCTCGCTGGTGCTGGCGCGCGAGCTGTTCGTGCCGATCACGGTGGTCGGCTACCTGTATCTGGGTCTGACCTACGGGGCCTATCCCTGGATCATCAAGGCGCTTGTGCCGGCGCACATCCGCGGCATCTCGATGGCCGAGACCCAGGTCAAGCCGATTCAGGCCTCGCACAAACTGGTGTTCGCGGTGGTGGCCTGTGTGGCGCTGTGTCTGCTGTTTCCGGTCGCCGCGCCCTTGTTCCTGTCGCTCTTCATCGGCGTGGCAGTGCGTGAGGCGGGGCTCAAGCACTACACCGCATTTCTCGGCGAGCAGGTGCTGTACGGCGCGACCTTCTTCCTCGGGCTGACCCTCGGTGTGCTATGTGAAGCTGGCACGCTGCTCGAACCGGTGGTGCTCAAGCTCTTGCTGCTGGGCATGCTGGCCTTGCTGCTGTCGGCGCTGGGCGGGCTGGCCGGAGGTTACGCGATGTACTTCGCGACCAAGGGGCGGTTCAACCCCATGGTCGGGGTCGCCGGCGTGAGCTGCGTGCCGACCACTGCCAAGCTGGTGCAGAAAATCGCGACGGAAGCTTCGCCGACCGCGATGATCCTGCCGCAGGCGCTGGGCGCGAACATCAGCGGCGTGATCACGACCGCCGTGCTCGCGGGCATTTATGTAGCGCTGCTGCGCTAG